A region from the Populus trichocarpa isolate Nisqually-1 chromosome 18, P.trichocarpa_v4.1, whole genome shotgun sequence genome encodes:
- the LOC18107895 gene encoding probable protein phosphatase 2C 44 — MSRQSVAVEAGASHFTTCLFHKFMCGACLDPSYSPNSSGKGKSKSSIKKSSHGFHLVEGKSGHAMEDYHVAEYRKEKNHELGLFAIFDGHLGNRVPSYLKDHLFNNILDEPNFWKDPATAIKNAYRSTNHFILENSMELGPGGSTAVTAIVIDGKGIWVANIGDSRAVVCVGGFANQLTVDHEPHTERKRIEKQGGFVITFPGDVPRVNGQLAVARAFGDQSLRAHLSSEPDVRYVPIDSTMDFVILASDGLWKVMKNQEAVDLVKPIKDPRAAAKRLTTEALARKSKDDISCIVIRFG, encoded by the exons ATGAGTAGACAATCGGTCGCAGTAGAAGCAGGTGCTTCTCACTTCACCACCTGCCTCTTTCACAAGTTTATG TGTGGTGCCTGTCTCGATCCTTCATACTCCCCAAACTCTTCTGGTAAAGGCAAAAGTAAATCTTCCATTAAAAAATCGTCCCATGGCTTCCACTTGGTCGAGGGCAAGTCTGGTCATGCTATGGAAGATTACCATGTCGCTGAATACAGGAAAGAGAAGAATCATGAACTTGGTTTGTTTGCCATCTTTGATGGTCATCTTGGCAATCGTGTACCTAGTTATTTGAAAGATCATCTTTTCAACAACATCCTTGACGAG CCCAATTTCTGGAAAGATCCTGCCACTGCCATTAAGAACGCTTATCGCTCCACCAATCATTTCATTTTGGAGAACTCCATGGAATTAGGCCCTGGGGGCTCTACCGCTGTCACTGCAATTGTTATCGACGGCAAAGGCATATGGGTCGCAAACATTGGTGACTCTAGAGCTGTTGTGTGTGTAGGAGGCTTCGCCAATCAACTTACAGTGGACCATGAGCCACACactgaaagaaaaaggattgaGAAGCAGGGTGGCTTTGTCATAACCTTTCCTG GAGATGTACCCAGGGTTAATGGCCAACTTGCAGTTGCACGAGCTTTTGGGGATCAAAGCCTTAGAGCGCATTTAAGCTCAGAGCCTGATGTGAGATATGTGCCTATAGACTCAACTATGGACTTTGTTATCTTAGCGAGCGATGGATTGTGGAAG GTCATGAAGAATCAGGAGGCAGTTGATTTAGTGAAACCAATCAAGGATCCAAGAGCGGCAGCTAAGCGCTTGACAACTGAGGCACTGGCAAGAAAGAGTAAAGATGATATATCATGCATTGTGATCCGGTTTGGATGA
- the LOC18107896 gene encoding vacuolar protein sorting-associated protein 26B isoform X1 yields the protein MNYLIGAFKPSCNISISFSDAKNRKQVPMKKENGQTLMVPLFHSQENIAGKISIEPLQGKKVDHIGVKVELLGQIEMYFDRGNFYDFASLVRELDVPGEIYERKTYPFEFSTVEMPYETYNGVNVRLRYVLKVTVTRPYAGSIIEYQDFVVSNYSPPPPINNSIKMEVGIEDCLHIEFEYNKSKYHLKDVIIGKIYFLLVRIKIKNMDLEIRRRESTGSGANTHVETETLAKFELMDGAPVRGESIPIRLFLSPYELTPTHRNINNKFSVKYYLNLVLVDEEDRRYFKQQEITIYRLQESS from the exons ATG AATTACCTAATTGGAGCTTTCAAGCCTTCATGTAATATCTCCATCTCCTTTTCCGATGCAAAAAATCGCAAGCAG GTTCCGATGAAAAAGGAGAATGGCCAAACGCTGATGGTTCCGCTCTTCCATAGTCAAGAAAACATTGCTGGAAAG ATTTCTATAGAGCCACTGCAAGGGAAAAAGGTCGATCACATTGGTGTTAAAGTTGAACTTCTTGGCCAAATTg AGATGTATTTCGATAGAGGCAATTTTTATGACTTCGCGTCCCTTG TACGTGAATTGGATGTTCCTGGAGAAATATATGAAAGAAAGACGTATCCGTTTGAGTTTTCCACAGTTGAAATGCCGTATGAGACATATAATGGGGTGAATGTGAGGCTCAG GTATGTTCTGAAAGTGACTGTCACCCGTCCTTATGCAGGAAGCATAATTGAATACCAGGACTTCGTg GTTAGCAACTATTCTCCCCCTCCACCAATCAACAACAGCATAAAG ATGGAAGTTGGCATTGAAGATTGCCTGCACATTGAGTTTGAATACAACAAAAGCAA GTATCATCTAAAAGATGTGATTATCGGAAAGATATACTTTCTTCTAGTAagaattaagataaaaaatatggatCTTGAGATCAGGCGTCGAGAATCAACAGGATCAGGGGCCAATACACATGTTGAGACAGAGACGCTAGCTAAATTTGAGTTGATGGATGGAGCTCCTGTCAGAG GTGAATCAATTCCTATCAGATTGTTTCTTAGCCCTTATGAACTGACACCGACACATCGcaacattaacaacaaattTAGTGTGAAGTATTATTTGAACCTTGTTCTGGTTGATGAAGAGGATCGTCGCTATTTTAAGCAACAGGAAATTACAATATACAGGCTGCAGGAAAGTTCTTAA
- the LOC18107896 gene encoding vacuolar protein sorting-associated protein 26A isoform X2, producing the protein MQKIASRFLLLNYVPMKKENGQTLMVPLFHSQENIAGKISIEPLQGKKVDHIGVKVELLGQIEMYFDRGNFYDFASLVRELDVPGEIYERKTYPFEFSTVEMPYETYNGVNVRLRYVLKVTVTRPYAGSIIEYQDFVVSNYSPPPPINNSIKMEVGIEDCLHIEFEYNKSKYHLKDVIIGKIYFLLVRIKIKNMDLEIRRRESTGSGANTHVETETLAKFELMDGAPVRGESIPIRLFLSPYELTPTHRNINNKFSVKYYLNLVLVDEEDRRYFKQQEITIYRLQESS; encoded by the exons ATGCAAAAAATCGCAAGCAGGTTTCTCCTCCTTAATTAT GTTCCGATGAAAAAGGAGAATGGCCAAACGCTGATGGTTCCGCTCTTCCATAGTCAAGAAAACATTGCTGGAAAG ATTTCTATAGAGCCACTGCAAGGGAAAAAGGTCGATCACATTGGTGTTAAAGTTGAACTTCTTGGCCAAATTg AGATGTATTTCGATAGAGGCAATTTTTATGACTTCGCGTCCCTTG TACGTGAATTGGATGTTCCTGGAGAAATATATGAAAGAAAGACGTATCCGTTTGAGTTTTCCACAGTTGAAATGCCGTATGAGACATATAATGGGGTGAATGTGAGGCTCAG GTATGTTCTGAAAGTGACTGTCACCCGTCCTTATGCAGGAAGCATAATTGAATACCAGGACTTCGTg GTTAGCAACTATTCTCCCCCTCCACCAATCAACAACAGCATAAAG ATGGAAGTTGGCATTGAAGATTGCCTGCACATTGAGTTTGAATACAACAAAAGCAA GTATCATCTAAAAGATGTGATTATCGGAAAGATATACTTTCTTCTAGTAagaattaagataaaaaatatggatCTTGAGATCAGGCGTCGAGAATCAACAGGATCAGGGGCCAATACACATGTTGAGACAGAGACGCTAGCTAAATTTGAGTTGATGGATGGAGCTCCTGTCAGAG GTGAATCAATTCCTATCAGATTGTTTCTTAGCCCTTATGAACTGACACCGACACATCGcaacattaacaacaaattTAGTGTGAAGTATTATTTGAACCTTGTTCTGGTTGATGAAGAGGATCGTCGCTATTTTAAGCAACAGGAAATTACAATATACAGGCTGCAGGAAAGTTCTTAA
- the LOC18107894 gene encoding organic cation/carnitine transporter 7, producing the protein MPVIEAESSIGVRGMDDEAPAYTLDEALACLGFGKFQGLVLAYAGLGWFAEAMELMLLSFVGPTVKSQWGLSSGQESLLSTVVFAGMLVGAYSWGLVSDNCGRRKGFLGIAVLTSGAGLLSAFSPNYESLVIIRCLVGLGLGGSTVLCSWFLEFVPAPHRGKWMVVFSTFWTLGAIFEASLAWLVMQRLSWRWLLAFSSLPSIALLLFYGIVPESPRYLCMKGRINDAHKILQKIALLNQSELPPGMLVPDSTVGQEEKSAPSKYTPLLSSTRKVIVDFKSVFSSFFMLFSSTLIQTTLLLWVLLFGNVFSYYGIILLTSELSSQQGKCGSTILSSENLQNDSLYINVFVTSLAELPGLLLSAIIVDRLGRKLSMALMLVLGCIFLFPLLFNVSANLTTAMLFGARMCVMGSFTIATLYAPELYPTAVRATGAGVASSVGRIGGMICPLVAVGLVTGCYLTEAIILFEVVMAISAFSSLLFPFETKGQELSDSVDHVSDSTQVASFR; encoded by the exons ATGCCGGTGATTGAAGCTGAGAGTTCCATCGGGGTCAGGGGG ATGGATGATGAAGCCCCTGCATACACTTTGGATGAGGCACTTGCCTGTTTGGGGTTCGGGAAATTCCAAGGTCTGGTGCTTGCCTATGCTGGTCTTGGTTGGTTTGCAGAAGCAATGGAGCTTATGCTTCTCTCTTTTGTTGGTCCAACTGTTAAGTCCCAGTGGGGACTCTCCTCAGGCCAAGAGAGTCTGTTATCAACAGTTGTATTTGCTGGCATGCTTGTTGGAGCTTATTCTTGGGGCCTTGTTTCAGATAACTGTGGAAGGAG GAAGGGTTTCCTAGGAATTGCTGTGCTGACTAGTGGAGCTGGACTATTGAGTGCTTTCTCCCCAAATTATGAATCTTTGGTGATAATTCGTTGTTTGGTTGGCTTAGGCCTGGGTGGTTCAACTGTACTCTGCTCCTGGTTTCTAGAGTTTGTTCCTGCTCCACACAGAGGGAAATGGATGGTTGTCTTCTCAACTTTCTGGACATTGGGTGCAATTTTTGAGGCTTCACTTGCATGG CTTGTCATGCAAAGATTGAGTTGGAGGTGGCTACTTGCATTCTCTTCTCTACCATCAATtgctcttcttctcttttatggTATTGTACCAGAATCTCCAAGGTATCTATgcatgaaaggaagaataaatgaTGCACATAAAATTCTGCAAAAGATAGCTCTTCTGAACCAATCTGAACTTCCTCCTGGGATGCTTGTTCCTGATAGTACAGTCGGACAGGAAGAAAAATCTGCCCCATCAAAATATACTCCTCTACTATCTTCAACCAGAAAAGTGATTGTAGATTTTAAATCTgtcttttcatcatttttcatgcttttttcaTCGACATTAATTCAAACAACACTGCTCCTATGGGTCTTACTATTTGGAAATGTATTTTCGTATTATGGTATCATACTGCTGACCTCAGAGCTAAGTAGTCAGCAAGGCAAATGTGGCTCGACTATCTTGAGCTCAGAAAATCTCCAGAATGACAGCCTCTACATAAATGTGTTTGTTACTAGTTTGGCAG AGCTTCCTGGGCTGCTTTTATCTGCAATTATCGTGGATAGACTTGGCCGCAAGCTTTCCATGGCCCTTATGCTTGTATTGggttgcatttttctttttccattgcTTTTCAATGTGTCTGCAAATCTGACAACAGCAATGTTATTTGGAGCTCGCATGTGTGTCATGGGATCTTTCACAATTGCTACATTATATGCCCCGGAG tTATATCCTACAGCAGTGAGGGCAACTGGTGCTGGAGTGGCAAGTTCAGTGGGGAGGATTGGTGGCATGATATGCCCTCTGGTGGCGGTTGGACTGGTGACTGGTTGCTATCTTACAGAAGCTATCATTCTATTTGAGGTTGTGATGGCTATTTCTGCATTCAGCTCTCTGCTCTTCCCGTTTGAAACCAAGGGACAGGAGTTGAGTGACAGTGTAGATCATGTATCTGATTCAACACAAGTTGCTTCTTTTCGGTAG